gggtccgtgttgaaccatttacatcgaaacAATACCACTGAATATACACCAGTATAAGATACCTCCAATATCTCTTCAAGTTGTCCATAATAGTTAAAATCTTCTGTCGCAGcaacacacactccactattttgtgtaataCGATTTTGATCTCGATTGTGTGTAACACATCGAACCCCATTCACTATATATGCTTGATAGGAGTACGCCAAAAGATCAGACCCAGATGTTAAAGCAAGCAACTCATCTCTATTCTCTAATGACCCGAgctggtgcaagtcatatatctatatatagcaaaacatattataataagaaaCTTATATTTCAATCTAACAACAAAGAATGTCCTAGTTATAGATTACCTTCTTGTGAAACTGGGAACAAAACCCTTTTTTGTGCAAAAGGTTATGATCGCCCAATGGATCCCTCTGTTTGATCTCACGAAGGTGTTTGTTGTTGATTAACATAGTGTTACCATTACAATTTAAATATTTTAcattaaaaacaacataaaaaataaagataGTTAAATCAACCTACTCCATATAGACTTCAATTTCTGGAGAATTCTCCAGTATGAACCACTCAGTTATATTCCGAGTCTTTTCGTCAAGAGGCACTTGAAATCCCTAACTCAATGGACAACATTGAGATTGAAATACTGAAAGGTGGTGTGGAACATAAACTTTATCCACATTTCGATCAGGGCGATTAAATTTAGTTTCCACGCTTTTGATATACATAACACAAAATGTTAAAGCCTCATTTGCCACATATTCTTCAACTATGGACCCTTTAAGAAGgggataatatatatatatatatataaacgcaTATCTTCAATTTATAACATGTTTAGAAATATTACTATACATTGTtggaaattaatttttttaaatttgtctTTCGATTAGGacaataaaaaaatagtttatcaATAAAAAAAGATTAAGCTTTCTTAGCAGTCTTTTTTTTCATGTGTCATACTAAAGTAAaggaaatgattttttttaaattgagttGAAATAGCATAACATTGCTAGGATTAGTTATAAATTTCTTTGGTTGAAAGAAAGAAATCTTGTACTAACATTGCTGCAACTTTAAGAAACCAAGGGACAATATTTACCAAATGAGTCCATGAAAGATCCAATGCGAGGTTGGATATTTTTCAGTTTTGCATTTTTGGATCCAACTTTCAACTTGTGTCGGGTCATAAATAAGCTACACACCATTATGAAGAAAAGAATATTCCAATAACCTCATAATGGCTAACAAGAAAATCGTTATGCTACTGTCAAAATCAATTATGGATGGCTAATTCGAGAAGtctaatttttgttttctttcgCTTTCATATGAATTCATAATATATTGAATATATATACCAAATGAGAACTCAAATTGCCCAACTTAACTGAATCGCTTTCATatactgaatatatatatatatataaaaaaggagAAGAAACATACCCCTGCAGTCTTGAGTCTGAGATCCACACCTGCCTCTGAGTCTGAGAGTCACGACTGAGTCACCTCCGCCTGCTGTCTGAGTTCGAGATCCACCTCCGCCTACCTCTGTCGGTGCTGCGTAAGTGAGAGAGAGATGGACAGGTTGGTGAGAAAagagagtagagagagagagaggttggtTATGGCGGCTATTGCAGAGAAGAGAGAGCAGAAGGAATGGTTGTGTTTTTAGGGTTGAGTATAATGTGGCGACTATTAGCGGCGACACGTGTCGCCACTAATAGTCGTCactgataattttttaattaacgTGGCGACTTAGCCACGTTAGAGAGAAATTTTCTACTTTTTTATCAGagtaatttgaaaaatattgtgTCGTtgctaataatatttttaattaacaaaaattacCCATCTGATATCAACAGCGACGAAATGTCGCCGCTAATGAGTATATTTCTTGTAGTACCTtagtataaatttatatatttgttgatgtatatatatagatatagctAAAGAATAATGTGACCAAGCGTAGATGTCTAAGAGAACACTAAAGAATAATGTGGGAAAACGCCATTGAAAAAAGAAAACTTGGTGCCCTAATAAAATTGCTTAATGTGACCTCTGATGTGTGTAACAACTAAACAAGTTTCTCATTGGAGTTTGAAAGAATCGCATGCCTCATCAAGCTGAcacatactctctctctctctcgtttgaTCATTGATTTGGTGGCTCAACTTTTAAAGCTCCAACATAGATTCTCTTTGCCAGTGCAAAACCCATCACCTCTCTCAAGAGATAGTACTGGATTCTATATTTATACTTTTCACCTTTGATGATCGATCACcatttatatacaaatatttattgTGGTAAAAGAAGGTTTATATATTTAATTCGTAAATCGTACAGTGGGTTAGTATATTATGTATTCATTTATATTTTGCATGGGAGTATAGAGAGGATTGCTTTTGAGTAATCATTATAGTTTTAAGCTTTTTAAGAGTCATATATTCCCACTCTTAGTGTCATCATTGCGGCCTAGATGGTGGTGGGGTGGGAAATGGACTGCTACATATTAACTTTCCTTTAATACTTCTTGGGTTTAGGGCTGAGGAATGTCTCTTTGCTTTAAGCTCTTTTTTAttgtcacaaaaaaaaaaaaatcttttttaaataatatatattatattgtgtatctatttatatatatatatatattaatcttttTCTTCAGGAGTCATATATTATGACTCTCCCACCTGTATCTTGAAATTGACTGCTTTGTGTGTGAAACGAGGAACATTCCGGCCTTTAAAAACTTCAAGTTGTCGCGGATTAAAGTAAACCAATTCAGTTCTATAATTTTTCACTTTCTCAATTACCACTAGCTACACGTAAGAGATTAAATACGCTTTTAGAaaaagtaatgatatgtgcacccaaaatatacactcaaacattacacaAAGTGATGTGACAGTTTAGCCtagtcaatcacatttattaaaattgagacacactattttaaaaagcagcgacacatcactgtgtgtaaaaTTTGAGTACATATATTggatgcacatatcattactcttttatAAAAGTTCCAACTTAATCGCTCCTTTTTTTAAGggaatttttcataaatatggttttttagccatacttgtgcaaaaatatgataattaatctttttataatatgtatggaagattttaaataaaaaaaggtTAGATTATGGGAAAAATAAGTACATAGGacaattaaaatttaaacaaaaacacaTCAGCACAATCAGGGGTACAAATGTAATTAATAATTCAATCCTCCTCTGCTCATGCCTGAAACACGATCAAAGCTTTCTCTAAAAACCACGTAACTCTCTACAAATTCCTTCCATCTCCGACACTCCATTCTCCGGCGATAGCTTTCTTCTTCGGCAACAACTCCTATCTCTGGCGATCTCCACAACAATCGACCAACTCTAGCAAAGGTTTGACCTCAGTTTCTGccaaaaaaatttaacaaaaatctTATCACTAAAGCACTGATCCCTTTCTGCAGAAATCAAATAAATTCCAACATTCTTCCAATCATACGAGCTGCAATCTTGGAAGATTCCGACGACCTGCATATCCACTACACGATCAAGAAACAAAGGTTTGCAAGAAACCGTCTCCTCTGTCAACTCTGTTCTAttgtcattttcttttatttgcaAGCTATCTTAAACCTTCTACATAaaactatattatttgcatacaAAATCAAAAATTATAGATGAGCTATTAtcttgattataatgataatgatcATGATCATAATGTGCTTGCTAaaaaacacaaacaatttataaactaaaaaattgaaaaaaattatcCAAGCTCACTGGTTTGTGTACATTGATTAACCAAAAAATAAACAAGAAACAAGAACTCTAAAATTTTTACATCCTAATTTGTCTTTACAATAAAAAGAATAATTTGATATTAGTGTGAATTTTAACTGCCAAAACATTCAGAAACATTAGGACAACCAATTACTTGGAGAAACAATCAATAAATTCAACTAAATGTTTCGGTAGGGTATGGGACTACAGATTAAGGGAACCAGTTACCTTCCCACTGGTTTGTGTACATTGATTAACCAAAAAAATAGACAAGAAACAAGAACTCTAAAAATTTTACATTCTAATTTGtctttacaaaaaaatatatatatatttgatgtaGGTGAGAAGTTTTACTGCAAAAACAATCAATAGcaatagggtaaccagttaccctgaaaaACAGccaatatataaaactaagtggAAATTACAACTATATAAAACTCAGTGTAAAAATAGGCAATATATGATTCAAtattaaggtaaccagttaccctgcaaaaaaaaaagtcaatgtGTAAAACTAAGTGTAACAAGTTACCCTGCAAAAACAgtcaatatatataactaattggAAAAACAgtaaatatataaaactaagtgtGACCAGTTACCCTACAAAAGGTAAATGTTTCAGAAGAAGATGTGATTAAAGATTAAGTTAACCAGTTACCTAGCCCATTTAGAACCAACTAACTGCTTAAAAAATTGCCAAATTTTACAGATATGGACAATATTACTTCtttggttcaatatggaggcaagtGGAATGAAAACAACGAGTACCAAGGGTACACAATGACTGGGATATTAATACCACCAAATTGTTCTCTTGACaacttggtgaatttgataaaaaaaatgagatAAAGGAAAAAACAGCAACTATTGAAGTTTCTTATCAAGTAGAAAAAGGAACACCACCAATGAAGGTTGTAACAGACAATTCAGTGTTGTTCTTtctggaaataaagaaaaaagttgcTGCAAAAATAACAGATTTACCATTGTGTGTCACTATAGTTCAAGAATCAAGCAATGAAAATGACCTTCTTCTACTAGCAAATCAGAAAGCTACAGCAGGAGAAATGGAGGTGGGGACATTATTAATGCAAGCAAATCAAGATTCCATCAATGAACAAATGTTACTTGAAGAAGGAATGTCAAGCACAACAAATGACAGCATAAATGTGTCATACATACCTCATTTTACTGAAGAAGTAGCTGATTTCATAATTGAGGacaatacaaaaagaaaaaaagaagttgGATGAAATCCAACTAGTAATATCCGATTACAGAGTCAACACAATAGAGCAAGGGCAAATTTACAAGGATAAGAACACAATCAAATCAGCTCTTAGCTACTATGCAATGCTACATAACTTccagttcaaaacaaaaagatcagAACCTAGAGAGTACCTAGTTACTTACGCAGATGAAACATGCAACTGGTTGGTGAGAGCATCTATGTACAGAAATCAAGATTTATTCAAGGTACGAAAATGCAATCCAAATCACACTTGCTCTGTTGAAATTGTTTTGGAAGACCATAGGCAAGCAAAAAGCATCGTAGTTGGGGAattaataaagaataagtacaagtCAATCAAAAGAAATTACACTCCAAATGACATCATGAATGATATGAATGATGACTTCAGAGTAACTATGGGATACACAAAAGCATGGAGATCAAGAGAGAAAGCTTTGCGTCTAGTAAGAGGGAACCCCGATGATTCATATCAAAAGTTGCCAATATATCTTTACATGTTGAAGCAAGCAAATCAAGGAACAATAACACACCTACTCACAAACAAGGAAGATTGATTCAAATACCTATACATAGCTTTCTCTAACTCAACCAAGGGTTGGAGATACTTGAGGCCTataattgttgttgatggaactttcTTGAAAAATGCACATGGTGGTACCCTATTTTCAGCATCAACGTTAGATTCAAACAACAACATTTTCATGTTGGCTTTTGGAATAGCAGACTCTAAAAATGATAACTCATGGCTTTGGTTCTTCTCCAAAGTGAGAGACACCTATGGAGAACCCGAAGGTATGATAGCTTCAACGATATATTCTTGTTTACAAACACATAGGAACATTTTaccaaaacaaaatacacaaatacaTGTTATTTCTTTtagaatttgaataaaataacTGGTTGCCTtcaccaaaatttaaaaaaaaaatgaaaaatacttaatttttgttttttatttcaaaatatttGTACTACACAGGACTGGCTATAGTTTCTGACAGACATATGAGCATAGACAATGCAGTACATATGATGTACCCAAATGCTTTCCATGGAGCTTGCATGTTTCACTTACTCAATAATTTGAAAGGCAAATATGGGAGCCATGGAGAAGAGCTACAAATGAAATTCATTGCAGCAGCAAAAGCATACACAAAGACAAAATGTGAACACTACATGAGAGGCCTTGATAGAATTGATAGACGCATTAGGCCCTATTTAGAAAAAGCCAAGTATGAAACTTGGGCAAGATCATACTCACCAACAAAAAGATACACCATGATGACATCCAACATCACAGAATCACTCAACGTTGCACTAAAAGCTGCAAGAAATCTCCCCATTGATATCTTGGTTGAATGCCTTAGAAGTTTGGTTCAAAAGTGTGTTTGGAACAACTCAAATAATGCAAATGGAACATTCACAAAAGTCTCTACAGCAATAGAGAATGAATTGAGACATGACATTGTTTCAAAAATGAAGTATGAGGTATGCAACTAAACTTATTCTTACTAATCTTAATTCTGTCAATagatggtaaccagttaccttccatAAGaacaggaaaaaaaaaagtttacacAGAAGCATAACTAGTTACTTTAAATCTTAAGTCTAGTTAAAATGTTTATTATCTGATTATATTTCATGACAAAACTATTTTTAGGTCTTGTCTTTCAACACAATAGAATACCAAGTTCGTGATCAAAAGGGGATAAATTTCACAGTAAATATACATGATAGAACATGTACTTGCAATAGGTTCCAAGAAGATGAAATACCTTGTGGCCATGCAGTAACCGTCATTGCAAGGAGAAACTTGAGTGTGTATGATTATTGTGAAAAATTCTACATAACAGAAACGTTGAAAgcattgtatcaagaaaatgttcATCATTTGCCCCATAAAGATGAATGGAATCTCCCACAACACTTGGACATAATAGTGCTGCCTCCAAATGCAACAATCCCTACAGGAAGaccaaaaaagaaaagaataagatcaAGAGGGGAACATAAAGTAATAATCACCTGTGGGAAATGTGCGCAACCAGGACATAACAGGAAGACTTGCAGGAATCCTCCATTTGAGAAGCCAAACAAACAGAAAAAGCCAAAGACATAGATTCATATTTTACAGCAAAACAAACCTTTCATATTCATTGAAAGAGAGACTTTCATATTCATCAAGTATCATTCAGTATTTTAATAAGATTGTTTCAAAATGAAACACATTGATTGATTATGCAAACTTATAAAATCCTTTCAAAATAATTTCTTGGATTTGTTTGCTTCTTACTTTTCAATGCTACCATCACTATAAATAAACCATAACGAAAAAAGATGATCATACCCAGTTAccaaaaattaacaacaaaacaacgatataggtaactagttaccctgaaGTTACAATACAAGATAAATTACCCCACTATAACAATctaaaagccaaaaaaaaaaaaagaattaaaaccTTTACTTTCTTCTATCACAAACTcctctatatataatattaaagttACTTCAATATTAACTTAATAAAGTGGTTGCATAACTATAAAAAAGACAAGCTTAGgggaaaaatataaaaaaaaacacttaagtaactagttaccctcgGTATATTAGGAAACAAACAACATGAGTACATGGTTACCCTCAAAATCATTCTTGCTCGAATATCACCAATAAAATTAGTTAAACAACCCAACTGGGAACTAGTTTCCCTCAAATTATTCCATAAAACAGtgtaaaaatatacaaaaacaaaCAGAAAACTAGCTACCTGCTTTAAAGTGTtatctaaaatatatattaataattgcaATTAACAAACAACAAACCAATggggaaaaaataaaaataaaaaacaattaagtaaccagttaccctcggtATGTTAGCAAAGAAACAACCTGAGTACCTGGTTACCCTCTAAATCATTCTTCCAAACGCTTACAACAAAAGAATTAACAAAACGATATAAGCATAAATTTAAAAAAGCTAACTGTTAAACTAGAAATTTATTCATCATTTAATTACTGTTGtagcaaaaataaaaaagtaaaagaaaTATAATATCACTAAAAGTCTATGCAGCAATTTTCATTCTCTTCTGTCTCCTCTCCAGAAGCTTTTCAGTGAAATCATCGCTAGTTAAGTATCCCTCAAGTTCTTTGTTCTTTCCATAATAGTATAAGCTGACAGCAATGCCTTTGCGAAGGAGACGAACATCAATATATTTAGGCATCTCATTCTCCTTCCCAAGAATTATTTGCTCAGCAAAATAAGTAGAAAACACCCCACAATCGCTGCATAATagaaaaaagtaaaagaaaaacaactaagaacatataaacaaaaaagaacacaaaaaaaaaaaactaaaatcaaataAACAAACTAACCAATCAATTTGTTGAGGAATGCCTTTAGCAATGCTCAACTTCAAAGCCTCATTCTCTGCCACATCATACGGGCTAACATCAAGATTAATATCTTTACGATCATAGAAATCAATCATCTCCAATAGAAGAGGAATCAAAACAGCAAATGCCTCAACGACAGGTAAAGTCTGATTTTCATGCTTTGCACCAGACATTGAATCATACACTGTAAGAGATCTCTGCTGTACATTAAAGTGCAACAAAATCTAGTGCATAAGAGCCTTCACATTAACAGGCATGACAACATCATCAAGCAAATTCCAATGAGTTGCACAAAACATGGATTCCCCCTTCATTATCTTCAAAGTAACGCAACTCTCATCTATTTTAAATGCACCACTACCTTTTTTCTTAAAATCTTCATACATAAACACTATGTTTTGCCCAAAACAAGTGTCAGTCGTAGATACTCTCCTCTTCAaatctttagacaatttaacatTTCTCCTCAAGTAATACATCATCACATCAATATGCtgcataataaaaaaatacatgattataaaatgatatgTGTAGAAACAAATCTACTATGACAGTCAAGAAAACTTTGTTACACAAGGGTAACTGGTGACCATCATCAACACAAAAATAGTTACAAGgtttgggtaaccagttacccaatgAACTACAACAAAGCAAACAATAAGGGAACTGGTCACCCAATAACATCGTAATATATAGCATAAATAGATCACTATACTTATTACCTtgtaaaaaaaaggaaaaaaactcCAACATGAAAAAACATATAAATTAAAAGGAAGAATCTTACTGATGAATCAACGAATTGTCCAAAGAAATAAAGGCTATGAAACCAAGTCTTCTAAGAAATATGGACAAAAGTAAAGTTAATTGGTGGGTCCACGGAATTATCATCATATTTTTTGAACCTGAACAATacattaaaaaacaaaataaaaaatttaacaaattaaTCAGACATATTACACATATaacaaacttaaaaataaataatggttGTACATACTTGTTCCTTTTCTTCAAATCACGATTAATCCAGGAGTCAAACTCAGACAGTTGTTCTTTAGTGTAATTATCACCAAGTTCATTGGAAAAGGGACAAATATTATCCAATATCAtcctctttcttttttgtttcactCCAACTTCAGAAGATCCAAAATTCGTTAAGAAAGGAGACTTTACAACAGCGCTCGGCTTCGCTTGCCTTTTCCTTCCCAAAATCAGTCCAGTATCAACTGCTTGTGCATCATCATACAACACAATTGACCACTTGCTTTTATCCTCCAAAGAACTACTCTCTTTAAGTGGCCTCTCAACCGAATCATTAATAACTCTCCATATTACATTAGAGACATGAAATGTGGGAGTTCGAGGACTTGAGCATACACTTGAGTCAACTTTAATTGGCtcctaaaaaagaaataaaaatatacaaCCAATACTTCATTACAAACAAGAAAACAAGGGGGAAATAAACCAATTGCTtaaacaaataaaaggaaaataaaatctTACTTTATCAGTAGTAAAAAATTGTGAAGCAATCTGAACGGAATGCTCCAAATCAGCCCCCAACTCCTCACCGATATCAACATTTTGGTAACCCCTAGAGGAATGGCCATCAAAAAAAAATCCTACAAATACAAAAACCAGCAATTTTTAAACAAATTAGAACCAAATTAGACATCATAAAAGGGAAACACACAAAAAATAGCAACCAGTTACCTCAGAAGAAGCCTCAGCATGCATAGGATCTTCAAACTCTCCACCAACATTATGATTACCAACTGCCATAGATAACTTAATACCACCCAAGAAGCAAAATAAAATGCAAAAGATGCCTTCAATTTAGAAATTGCAAGCAATATACACTTCTGGGAATCTTGCACTTCAGCCAATTTTGATTGAATGGCAATAAGATCCTGATGCATATCTGAGGGACTAGCAGCATCATCATCAAGTGGATCTGTTGGCAAAAACTTGCTCTCAAAAGACAACCCTCTCAGAATAGGCAGTCTCATTTCTTCATTGGTAGGGATTATGACATTAACATCATACTGCaagaatcaattttttttaaaacaaacgaCAAAAAATAACTGTAATAAGTAACTAGTTATCcaactataaaacaaacataataaaaaatagaagtgaatgacaaaaaaaaaaagaaaaaaaaaatcattacctcTTCCTCCAAGAGAATGTTATCAACCAAATACTGATATGACACACTTCCCCTGCTTGTCCAATTCCGAATCCTTGGAAACAAACAATTAACCCTTCTACACAACGCTTGAGAACAAGAAGGAAttgtctcatatatccatataaggaAAGCAATAGGGGAACCATAACACTTATAACTATAGTTATCCAGTGACCCATCAGTTTTCCTAGGAACATAATCATACATGGCATTCCTATCTTTCAATACTGCTCGCATCACACACCTAGTTCTTTGCCACAACACTTTCCCAAAAGCAAACGTCTTCATCTCAACGAAATTAGTATCAACCATGGCAAAGGAGTTGTCAACACGAGTCTCAGTTTGTGTCCCGAACAAAAAATTGGCTAACAAATGAACAATAGCCAACTTAACGACAATCTCATCacctttcttcttcaagtttttatCATTAAACGCACATGCAACCTCCTCTTTCCTAAGTTTTTCTTCCTTCCTGGGTTTACCTTCGTACAACGGAAAAAGAGATTTCCTAAGCCCTAAATCAGCCTCTTTGAACATGCCAAAGTCAACACTGCCCACACATTTCAAACCAGTAATGAGGGCAAACTCACTGATTGAGAACCTAACTAATTTGCCACCCAATTTAAACCAAAACTCGAATTCTTCATTTTTTTGATAAACCTCCCTAAGCAAAACACTATGAAATAATTGTGCCTGAAATGTAATATCAGGCATATCCAAAAAGTGACCGAATGGGGTTCTTTGAAACATCGCTTTTTATTTCGAACTTAAAACTGCCTTAATCTCACTAATAACAGAAGGCTTATTCCACTGTTGGACTTTACTACCAAAACGCCTATCAGGTTTAATTCTGAAATGCGCATCCTACAAACAAACATGGGAATCAATTGCACACTGATAACATAACACTAAACATAATAAAGAAACTGTGAATAATATAAAGGGGAAAAAAATAAAACAAGGTAACTAGGTACCTATTATAaaacaataaacataaacaactaATTCAGTACCTATAAatccaacaaaaaattataaaaagaaaagtggaaaacatacaaacacaaagaaaagttaacattaaaataacaaaaaattataaaagaaaatcAACACAAAAGTAACTAGGGACCACATGATAACACAATACAAAACACTAAAACTTAGTAAACATAATAATAcgtttaaatcataaaaattaaacaGGTACCA
The genomic region above belongs to Humulus lupulus chromosome 1, drHumLupu1.1, whole genome shotgun sequence and contains:
- the LOC133824018 gene encoding uncharacterized protein LOC133824018 — translated: MLHNFQFKTKRSEPREYLVTYADETCNWLVRASMYRNQDLFKVRKCNPNHTCSVEIVLEDHRQAKSIVVGELIKNKYKSIKRNYTPNDIMNDMNDDFRVTMGYTKAWRSREKALRLGWRYLRPIIVVDGTFLKNAHGGTLFSASTLDSNNNIFMLAFGIADSKNDNSWLWFFSKVRDTYGEPEGLAIVSDRHMSIDNAVHMMYPNAFHGACMFHLLNNLKGKYGSHGEELQMKFIAAAKAYTKTKCEHYMRGLDRIDRRIRPYLEKAKYETWARSYSPTKRYTMMTSNITESLNVALKAARNLPIDILVECLRSLVQKCVWNNSNNANGTFTKVSTAIENELRHDIVSKMKYEVLSFNTIEYQVRDQKGINFTVNIHDRTCTCNRFQEDEIPCGHAVTVIARRNLSVYDYCEKFYITETLKALYQENVHHLPHKDEWNLPQHLDIIVLPPNATIPTGRPKKKRIRSRGEHKVIITCGKCAQPGHNRKTCRNPPFEKPNKQKKPKT